The Microtus pennsylvanicus isolate mMicPen1 chromosome 5, mMicPen1.hap1, whole genome shotgun sequence DNA segment CCAAACCCAAAGATGCAGGTTTTCATTTGTGGTCTCCTGGGCAGTTGAAGAGTTGGTTGGCCACCTGTATAGAATTTACACAGGTCTCCTGACAAAGAGACCCAGGGACCATAAGCGGGTACTCAACCAAATTATCTCAAGGTAGGAATTAGCTCAGGTGGGAGATTACTTGGCTATCATGCACAAAAAGTCaggcttgaatcccagcactgcacaaaaaCCAGGCCTAGTGGCACATaccagcaatcccagcactggggaacgTCAGGCATGAAGATCATAAGTTCAGGTTAATCCTGGATAcatagtttgaagtcagcctgagcaACGAGACCCTATCtttagaaaacaataataaaacaaacaaagacaaataacCCAAATTTAACTAGAAACTTTTCAGCCCCAACCACTCTCAGAAAGTTGCACCAATCCCTGTATTGATgttttttcatgtatgtatatgtatgattatgtatgtataacatcacatgcatgcctggtatctgGGAGGTCACAAGAGAATGTAGGATCCCATGGTagagttacggatggttgtggGCAGCCATGTGGATTCTAGTTTTCTGGAAAAAACAATaggtgctctcaaccactgagccatctctccagaccccgaAGCCTTAAATCTTTATGCAATGACCCTTCCCCGAGAGCTGCTCATTGTGCAGACAAGCCCACAGGAGGTTCCAAGGTCCTAACATGTTGGAGAGTAAGGCAGTTCTCACCACTCTCTACACCAGCCTTGTTCATGATGACCTAAGTTTTATACTGGAACCCTCTCCTGGGACTGAGGAGGGTGTGGTGGGTACCCACGTGCAGCCCAGATTTCCGTCTGCACGTGAGAGGTGCTGCCACTCTATGGGTCATGACCCTCGGCCTCTAAGGAGCCTCTGCATAGAAGAGTCACCTCATCTGTGGCCACATCCCTTCCTGAGGCAGCACACATCCTCTGATGGACCAGTTTCAAGAAGACTGAAGCTCTAGCGTCCTTCCCTTCGCTTGGAACAGCTCTGAAGGTCGTCCCTTACGATCTGCTGTAGGATCAGCTGAGGTCTCTGGAGAGACTCTCCTCACCCAccgctctttccttccttcccttctcaggtGCAGATTCTAAATGCAACCCATAATAGCCCTCCTGCATGTTCAGCTCCAGCATGTGGTCCAGAGAAGCCTGATCTCCAGGTGTTGGTACTGGGAGTTATCTAAGAAAGCAGATGCTGGATTGACTAGGGGTGAAAGGGATGGGTGCTCACCACCCAGCTGGTAGCAAAGACAGTATCCATCCCCAGCGAAGGAGCACTCAGGAAAGGTCCTGACAAACAGGGTGACTTGGTAGTGTAAGGGAATGTATTCTCTGGCTTAGTGCATTGTACTTCCTtggttgttttgttgagacaaggttatATTATGCAGTTCAGGCTGCCCTGGAGCTTACtgtgtagctcatgctggccaTAAACCCACAGCAACCCTCATgcactgagattacaaacacGAACTAGAACATCTGACTTGTGAACCAGACCTTTTagaaaaatgcaagaaaaatGCTAATTATAAGGATAAGAGAAATAGCTAGCTATTGCTCAGCCCTGTCAATATTCTGAGGGGAAAAACGcaataaaatgaaagcaattgattgacagaaaaatttgaaaatgataCTCTAAGTGAGTTAGGTACGCTTCAATTGACAGAAATGATTTGAGGCCTTCACAAAGCGGGTTTTGAGAAGATGTGTATAAAGCCAGAGTCACCACAAAGTAACTGTGCCATGGACTCCACAGGACATGAGGTTTACTAAAGCAATCAGGAACTTAAGGCCAAGTAACTGTTCTGACTTCAGAGGACATGAAATTTACTAAAGCAATCAGGAATGTAAGGTGAAGGGGGAACCAGAAGGCCCTGAGAGATTATACAGGTTCTTCTATACAGGCCAAGGCTGGCCTAAGGAAATACCACTATTCAGGTGGACTCGTAGACAGCAAGAGAGAAGTTACCTTCCAAAACAGAGAGGAGGCGGCAGCATGTAACCATCTGAACATCAGAAGGCTGCTAGCATAGCCCAGCTACATGAGAACCAATCACAAaaatagatacatgatagatagatagatagatagatagatagatagatagatagatagatagatgatagatagatagatagatagatagatagatagatagatagatagatagatagatgggggggagggagaaggaagggggaaggagtgaAGAGCTTCTAGGGTTGAGagttatttgttttggtttttttcatgtATCGCAAACAGTTTTTAAGACAACAAAGGTGTGTGAGGTGTAGTATcccatgcatttaatcccagcacctgggaggcagaggcaggtggatttctgtgagttggaggccagcctggtctacaaagtgagttccagtaaaGCCAGATTTGCACAGCAAGACCTCGTCTAGTGGAGGATGGGGGAACAAAGATGTGTTAAAGTATGTGTTTATCTTCACACCTGTGAGAGCAGTTTTGATGGCCTCTTTAGAACTATAACACTTCTTTGAAGTAAGTGTCTGCGGTTAAGTTTACCTCAGTCTCCCCTGTGAACAGATGTACCATCTCCATCATGCCCAGTGATGGTGCATCACTCAGTGAGGTGGTCCTCAATTCTTAGAAGTGTCTGCTTTAGTCTAGCCACCAGCTTCGCGAAGATCTTTGGGCTACGCTGAAACATGCGCCTTCGGGTTTAAATAGTCTTTATGTTTATCCTGGAGGTCTTAGTGTGCTGGTCTCAGGTTCAGGTCTGAAGTTTGGGcgctgaagacatggctcagcagttcagagcatttgttgcttttgcagaggaccctggtttgattccAGGTGCCCACATGGAAACTAGCAACCATCGGCAACTCTATTTCAGGAAACCTGtcactttcttctgacctccccaaGCACCATGAGGCATTCTCATGgcgcatatacatacacaaagtcAAAATAtgcatttacataaaataaataaacacatctaGGTTTTTTATTTGAAGATTCAAACAGTCACTGATCAGAAATAACGTGGGGGTGGGAAGAATAACGCCTGCACTAAATGTATCCTTTTTCTTGTTAGCAATACAATGTAACAACTATAGTTATTATTAGGAATAAGCAGTCTAGCTGGGATTTAAAGTATATAGATGTGTGTGGCTTATATACAAATGTAGCACTATTCCTGAGCATCCTTGAGCTTTGGTATACAAAAGTATCCTGGAAAACACAGCAGTAAAACTGTACCTAACTCAGAGCCCTCAGGAAACTCCAGCACGCTATCTTGTGTGGTCATTACCATGATTGTCTGAGATGAAGTCTGCAAGGCAAGGGGAGTCCCTTGAAACTGTCCTCTAAGGAAACTGCTGGAGGGGTTTATAGCCTGGGCTCTTAGCTGGTGCAGGAGCCAAACAGATTAGGCTGCTCTTTGCTGTTGTAAAGGGCCTTTGTCTTAGCCTTTCTCACCAGCAGAAAGGAAATAGcaatagttttattttactttgcttggaggcagggtctcaagcAGTTCAGACTGGTCTAAAACTTGACCACAGACAAGGGTGACCTTCAGCTTCtagttctcctgcctccacctcttaagtGGTATAGATTACAGGCACgtgacaccacacccagctcaagaATAGTAGTATAGCTATTTGTGGGATTAAAGTGAGAATTGAAAATTAGTCATTGTAAAGTACACAGATCAGTGTTTAGCACATTTAAAGAATTCAATAAattgagctttttaaaaaatttttaagtttttagacATAGTTTCATGCAGTTCAGGATGGACTCAAGCTTCTCAAATTGACTTtgtagccaagggtggccttTAATGCCTATTCCTGTTGTCTCCAACTCTTCCtctattaaaaaggaagaaatggcatCCTTCTGTGAGCTCAAAGTCCCTTCTATCCAGATAATTCTGAATCAGATTCTCAGTTAGAGCTACACTAGGAAACTTTTGGCTGGCACCCACCAGTAAAGCcagccagcactgtggaggctgagCCAAGacacagcgagaccctgtctcaaagtaaaataaCCAAATAAGATTTAAAACACTTAAGTAACTGCTTTCTGACTGGAGACCCCCAAGAGGTAAGCTAGAAACTATACCTGGCTCCATTACCAGGGCTAAGGACCTGTGGTCACAAACCCTAGGAGAGAAGCCCCAACTATTTACTCTGCTAAATAGGCACAGCATTTAAATGACTCTGGTGTCTGATTTCTGTACCCGTAGATCACAGCACATCTCAGCCCtcaacagagaagcttcttaagGCAGATGAGAGTTCATACAGACACCTACTCAGAGAACAAGAGACTTCCAAGTCATCTACCCTGACTAGGGTTTAAATCACATCTCTCCTCATAAGGCTAGGGGACTGAAAGAGGAGGTGAAAGATCgaaagagccagaggcagtggatGACTACAAGCTGTTTTGGGGTGCAACAAGGAAGTTGTACGCAATGAAGTCACAGCGATTGTGACAACATGCACAGGATGTTCAAGCTAGACAAAATTCCAGCCTGGGTGTTGGAGCACCCAAGTCCCACACCTGGCTAAGGGAGCTGATGGCATTGGATAGCTACAAGGAGAGAAGAGTCAATTCTCTTTAAGAATATGTCTTCGGGTAAGTCACCAGACTCCAGGGCAGGCCGCACACCTAATagtgttgctcttctagaggacctggtccaattcccagcacccacatctgtaaCACATCaagacatctgtaactccagtactgaGGGATTCTACGCCCCCCCAGCAAGCattgcacacatggtgcacacacatacaaaatacccatgcacataaaattaataataataacaacaacaataggacaaatttttaaattaaaataaagtaatattaaCAAAACCTCAAGTGACTCAAGGGTGTTGTAATGCTTCTAGAGCATATGGAAACCCAGGGGAGGGACATCTATGGCAGATCAGTCGGCTCAGTGAAAAGATCTCTACCCCAGCCCTTTTTCCTTGTCTCCCTTCCAAGTCAAATGGCTAGCCGAGCCTGGTATCTATTCTAGGAATCTGAAGGTAAAAAACGGGGACCGAGAAGGCTTCTAGGAGTCTCCTAAAGGCTTCCACCAGTTCCAGTCCGAAAGCCCCGGGCAGTCCCTGGCCAGCGCGCCCCGCACAGCAGTGGCTCATGGTGGCGGCACTGGTCACCGCAAAGTGCACCGGTCCACCTCCAGCGACTCCGGGCGGCCCGCAGAGATGGGGCGTGGCAGGGGCGGGATCGGGCAGGCCGACGAGCCCCCTTTTACTCCGCCCCCCAAGCTTTGACAACACTCTCCGCGGCTGCTGGGGAAATAAGAGGAACAGGAAGGGGAGGAGCTGTCTTGTGGCTGGCTGCTGAACGATCAGTCAACCACAACGAAGGGTAATCGGGTGTCTCCAGCGCTACCTGGGGCCCGAGGGCCAGTGTGGGCCTCGGCCTGTGGGGCCTGGAGGGGTATCCACTCCGGCCTACGAAGTCTAGCAATGCCCCACCACGGAGTGTCATCCGGCCAGGGCCATCTCAGAGCCGGCTGGGAGCAGACGCTGGAGAGGTCCTTACCGGCACCCAGGGTGAAACTCCTTTGGATGGGGCTGGGCCTGGTGCTGGTGCCGGCTCTGTTTGACTCCGTGGTTCTCTGGGCTCCTGCCAGAGCTTATCCTCTTCCTGCCCAAGAACATCCCGTCAAATCCAGTGCCAGTGTGTCTCCGCTCCAGAATGCCTTCGGGTGGCGGAACCTCACCTGCCAGGCCTGCAAAGTCTTTTTCACTGCTCTAAACTATGGGCTGAAGGTGAGCACTAGAAGGGAGGATTGTGGTGGAATGCTGGGGGCAGGGTGAGGGGCACTGATCTGCCCCGGGGCTCATTATACTCTCGGTAGaggctgcttcctctgtgttcacGGCAACCACTTCCCCACTGTGACCTTTACCCCACTATGACCTTTGTAAAATAAGAGTAAAGAACAATGCCTTGAGAAATCCTGGGCTTGAAATGATACCAGAGCTGAGCTAAAGAGTGGATAGGTGAGGGCCTGGTGCTGCCTGTCGCAAGGCACTGTGTAGGAGGCACTGAGATCTCTTTATCATGGTGCCACTGAGTTCATCCTAGCCCTGATTTAGACATGGAAGCCTGTGGAGTGGTGGCCGGGGTTCACTTGGTTCTATGTCTGACCTCTCGTCTTTGGTTCCTTCCACCACAGCAGGAGCCCAATGTGGCCCGGGTAGGCTCTGTGGCCATCAAGATGTGCAAGATGCTGAACATAGCACCACTGAACGTGTGCCAGTCGGCTGTCCATCTCTTTGAGGGCGATATGGTGGAGGTGTGGAGACGTTCGGTTCTGAGCCCATCTGAAGCTTGTGGCTTGCTTCTGGGTCCTTCCTGTGGGCACTGGGACATCTTTTCAACGTGGAACATCTCTTTGCCATCAGTGCCGAAGCCACCCCCCAAACCACCGAGCCCACCGGCCCCAGGTGCCCCCGTCAGCCGTGTCCTCTTCCTCACTGACTTACACTGGGATCATGACTACCTGGAGGGCACAGATCCTAACTGTGCAGATCCACTCTGTTGCCGCCGGAGCTCTGGGTGGCCGCCCAACTCCAGGGCAGGGGCTGGGTACTGGGGCGAGTACAGCAAGTGTGACCTGCCCCTGCGAACACTGGAGAGCCTGTTGAAAGGGCTGGGCCCTGCCGGCCCTTTTGAGATGGTGTACTGGACAGGAGACATCCCTGCCCATGATGTCTGGCAACAGTCTCGCCAGGACCAGCTGAGGGCCCTGACCACCATCACAGACCTCGTGAGGAAGTTCTTGGGGCCTGTGCCAGTGTATCCTGCTGTGGGCAACCACGAGAGCACTCCTGTCAATggcttccctccccccttcataAAGGGGAACCAGTCTTCACAATGGCTCTATGAAGCAATGGCCAAGGCCTGGGAGCCCTGGTTACCAGCTGACGCTCTTCACACCCTCAGGTACTTACAGTCTGTGGAAAttcaggaagggagaagaaagatggacagagggaaaggaaagaactggGTAAACTCTGTTCTAATAAGTgtcctcagcatctccagcccgcCCTAAGCTGACCCCACCTTCCCTTAGAACTGGGTAAACTCTGTTCTAACAAGTGTCCTCAGcatctcctgcctttcccttagAACTGGGTAAACTCTGTTCTAACAAGTGTCCTCAGCATCTCCTGCCCTCCCTAAGCTGACCCCACCTTCCCTTAGAACTTGGTAAACTGTTCTAACAAGTGTCCTCAgcatctcctttcttcccttagaACTGGGTAAACTCTGTTCTAACAAGTGTCCACAGCATCTCCTGCCCTCCCTAAGTTGACCCCACCTTCCCTTAGAACTTGGTAAACTGTTCTAACAAGTGTCCTCAgcatctcctttcttcccttagaACTGGGTAAACTCTGTTCTAACAAGTGTCCACAGCATCTCCTGCCCTCCCTAAGCTGACCCCACCTTCCCTTTCTTATCTCCAGCCACCCTCTTTTAGAAGTAGCAGTGCAACCTCACCACATCCCAGCTCTTGTCTGCTTAGGGCGGCTCTCTCTTAAATGAATTCCCCTCATCTTTAAATATCTCCCATTTTCCTCAACTTGACTAGGCTCATGGCATCCCCGCCTCAGAAAGGCCtttgctctctgccttccttgAATCTCTGTCCCGAATTCCCGGAGCCCTCAGCACTCTGAACCTTCTTTACTGTCGGAGGAGGCCTGTAATTACCGCTGCTTTGGTCTTCAGCTGGGATGGGAGCTCCTGGAGGTGGGGGATGACGTCATGTGTGCCTCTTCCTGGCACAGGACCAGGGGTGCAGGGCTAGGATTGTCCAAGTAGTGACACCTCTTGCTTACTTTGTTTCAGAATTGGGGGCTTCTATGCCCTTACCCCACGCCCTGGCCTCCGCCTCATCTCTCTCAATATGAATTTTTGTTCCCGTGAGAACTTTTGGCTCTTGATCAACTCCACAGATCCTGCTGGACAACTCCAGTGGCTGGTGGAAGAGCTTCAGGCCGCTGAGAATCGAGGAGACAAAGTAAGGGGGAGTAATGACCCCGGTGGAGTAGGTGCTGTGGGGGCTGGGGCCTGTGGACAGGGACAGGGGAGTGTCACTTCACTTCCTGGAACCCAGTGTTCC contains these protein-coding regions:
- the Smpd1 gene encoding sphingomyelin phosphodiesterase, with translation MPHHGVSSGQGHLRAGWEQTLERSLPAPRVKLLWMGLGLVLVPALFDSVVLWAPARAYPLPAQEHPVKSSASVSPLQNAFGWRNLTCQACKVFFTALNYGLKQEPNVARVGSVAIKMCKMLNIAPLNVCQSAVHLFEGDMVEVWRRSVLSPSEACGLLLGPSCGHWDIFSTWNISLPSVPKPPPKPPSPPAPGAPVSRVLFLTDLHWDHDYLEGTDPNCADPLCCRRSSGWPPNSRAGAGYWGEYSKCDLPLRTLESLLKGLGPAGPFEMVYWTGDIPAHDVWQQSRQDQLRALTTITDLVRKFLGPVPVYPAVGNHESTPVNGFPPPFIKGNQSSQWLYEAMAKAWEPWLPADALHTLRIGGFYALTPRPGLRLISLNMNFCSRENFWLLINSTDPAGQLQWLVEELQAAENRGDKVHIIGHIPPGHCLKSWSWNYYKIVARYENTLAGQFFGHTHVDEFEIFYDEETLSRPLAVAFLGPSATTYINLNPGYRVYQIDGNYPGSSHVVLDHETYILNLTEANAPAASPHWKSLYRARETYGLPDALPASWHNLVYRMRDNEQLFQTFWFLYHKGHPPSEPCGTPCRLATLCAQLSARADSPALCRHLMPNGSLPEAHSSWSRTLLC